The stretch of DNA CGTCGTTGGGGGCGGTGACCACGACCGCGTCCGGCCGGGCCTGCTCCAGCATCCGGAGGTGGTCGGTGTGGCCGGGCACGCCGTCCGGGCGGCGCTCGGCCAGCACCGCCGGGTTCCGGTCGCACACCGCGACCGTCTCCAGGCCCGGGGCGGCGCGCAGCGCGGCCAGGTAGAAGCGGGAGATCACGCCGAGGCCGACCACCCCGACCCGCAGCGGCGGCCTCACCGGTCCTCCCCCATCGGGCGCGGGGGCGCGACGCCGGCGTCCGCGGCCAGCGCGGTCAGCTCGGCGTGCAGCTCCGGGTCGATCGGAACGCCGTCGCGCATCCGCTCCCGGATGCTGCGGTGCTCGTGCCAGCCGGGGTAGCGCACCGGTTCGGCCGGGTCGGCGGGCGGGCAGTCGAGCAGCGCGCCGAAGAGCCGGGCGGCGTCGTCCTCGGCGCCGCCGCGCAGCGCGCCGGGCGCGATCGCGGCGACGAAGAAGCCGATGTCGTCGTCGCGCCCGCTGGGCCGGCCGTCGCCGGAGAGCGCGTCGGGGTGCGGGCCCAGGCCGGAGCCGGGCACCAGCGCGGCCAGCACCTCCACCATCAGGCCCAGGCCGAAGCCCTTGTACCGGCCGGCCTCGCCGCCCAGCCACATCAGCTGCGCCCGCCCGGCGTCGAAGGCCGCCGGGTCGGTGACCGGGGCGCCCCGGTCGTCGCAGAGCAGCCCTTCGGGCAGGGCCCGGCCTTCCCGGGCGGCCTGCCGGATCCGGCCGGTGGGGGCCGCTGTGGTGCTCATGTCCAGCAGGAACGGCGGGTGCGGGCCGGCCGGCGCGGCGACCGCCAGCGGGTTGGTGCCCAGCATCGCCACCGCGCCGCCGGGCGGCCGGGCGATGCGCTGCGCCCCGCAGTTGCTGGCGACCAGGCCGACCATGCCGCGGTCGGCGGCGCGCAGCGCGTGGTGGCCGGCGCACCCCAGGTGGGTGCCGCCGCGCACCGACACCAGGCCGATGCCGTACCGCTCGGCGCGGTCGGCGGCCAGGTCCATGGCGGCGCCCGCGGCCCACAGGCCCAGGGCGCGCCGGGCGTCCCAGAGCACGGTGGCGCCGCGGTCGGCGAGCACCTCGGGTTCGGCGGCGGGGTCGGCCCGCCCCTCGTCGAGCAGCGGCAGGTAGAGCCGGGCCAGGTTGGCCAGGCCGTGCGAGCGGGGCCCGGCCAGGTCGCCGTGGCACAGCGCGCGGGCGGCCGCCTCGGCCCGGTCGGCGGGCATCCCGCGGCCGGCCAGCAGCGCGGCGGCGAAGGCGGCCAGGTCGGCGTAGCGCACCCGCACGACCCGCTCGGACGGGACCGGGGGTGCGGCGTGGGCGGCGGGGTGCAGGGCTGTCGTGTGGTTCATCCTTGCTTTCTGCTGATCGGTGTGTGCGGCTTCGGGGTCCGGGGGGGGCGGGATGCGCCGCCGAGGCGGCCGTGGAGCGTGCGGGGCGGCGGCACGCGGAGGGCCGCGCTCCCGCCGCGTTCGGATGCGCGGCGCGGGCCCGGTCGCGGGGGGCCGGGGGCCGTCCTCGTCCACCGGGTCGCCGGTCCGCTCTCCGCGCGTTCACCGCCGTGCGCGCGGCGCCTCCGGCCGGGGAGGCGGAGCCGCGGCGGCCCCGCCCCCGCCCGCTGGGGGCAGGCGGCGCCCCGCGGTGGCGTGCGGCCCGATGGGAACGGGCGCGGCCGGCACCGGGGCGGGCCGCTGCACAGCCGTGCGGGGTCCGGGAGGTGCGGGGGCGGAGGCTCCTGCCGCCTCCCCCGGGGGAAGGCCGCGCGGCGGCTGCCCGGCGGAGTACCGCCGGCCCGCCGCCGGGAGGGCGGCGCACGGCGGAAACGCCCGGGTGCGTTCTGGGCGGCGGTTCACGGGTGTCCGCTCCTGTCGTCGGTGAAGGCGGTGAGCAGGCGGGCCACGGCGTCGGCGAAGGCGTCGAGTTCGGCGGCGTCGGCGTACTCGCCGTCGGCGTGGGCGTTGTTGGCGGCCAGGTCGCCGGGGCCCAGGACCGCGGTGCAGGCCCCGGGCACCCCCGCCATCCAGATGGCGTCGCTGGTGAAGGCCGGTTCGCCGGCGGGCCAGGGGGCGATGCCGGCGCGCCGCATCAGCTCCGGCCCCCACGGGTCGCGGTCGTCGAGCACCGGCAGGCCGCGCTTGCGCCACTCCAGCCGGGTGACCCGGCGGGCCTCGGCGGCGGTCCGGCCGAACAGCCGGGTGCCGGCGAAGGCCCCGGTGAACGCGTCCAGGCCGGCGTCGAACGCCTCGGCCAGGGCGCGCTCCAGCTCCCTGCCGGCCTCGGGGGCCGCGTAGGAGAGGTTGAGCAGCAGCGCCCCTGCGCCGTAGACCCTGTTGTGCAGCGTCCCGGTGTGCAGGCCGGCCAGGCAGACCGCCCCGGCGCCGGCGCGCGGGTCGAGGGCGCGGCCCAGGTACTGGGCGAGGAAGCCGAGCAGCACGGCGGCGTTGTGCCCGGCGTGCGGCCGGTCGTCCACCGCGTCCTCGCCGCGCACCGCCACCCGGGCGGTCATCGAGGCGGTGCTGCGCGGCAGGTGGCGCAGCCGGGTCGGCTCGCAGAACACGTTGAGCCGGCCGGTGTGGCCGCGCTCGACCAGCGGCCGGGTGCCCAGCACGCCCATCGCGCCGCCCTCCTCGCCGGAGACCGCCTGGATCAGCACCCCGGTGTCGCGGCCGAGGGCGGGGCGGCGCCGGCGGGCGGCGCGGACCCCGGCCAGCAGCGCCACCGCGGGCCCTTTGGCGTCGATGGCGCCGCGGCCGCGGAACCGCTCCCCGTCGAAGCCGACCGGGAGCTCCCCGGCGACGGTGTCCAGGTGCACGTTGAACATCACGGTGCGCTCGGCGGGCAGCCCGGGGCCGAGCCGCAGCACCAGGCTGGGCTGGAGGGCGAGGAAGTCCGGGTCGGCCAGCGCCTCGCGCACCGGGGCCGGCACGTCCGGCCGGTCCAGGTCGGCGGGGTCGGCGGGGGCGTGGTGCAGCACGGTGAAGCCGTCCTCGGCCGCCGCGGCGGCGTAGGCCGCCTGGGCCTCGCGCAGCTGCGGCGGCGGCCCGTCCGGCCCTGTCTCCAGCGGGCCGGCGGTGGGCAGCTCCAGCAGGTGCAGCAGGAGCTCCCGGTCGGCGGCGGACAGCGCGGCGGGCGGCGGAGCGGGGGTCATGCGGCCTCCCCCGCCTGCCAGGTCTGCGCCAGGAGGCGTTCCAGGTGGCGGCCGTAGGCGGTGAAGGCCTGGACGTCGCCGCGGCCGGGGCCGGTTCCGGCGGCGCGCAGGTGCGGGCGGAGGTGGAGGTGGGGTTCGATGGACAGGGCTCCGGGGTAGCCGTGTGCGGCGAGCAGGCGCAGGGATTCGGCGACGCCGGCCCGGCCGGCGCCGGGGAGGACGTAGTCGGTGCCTCCGTCGGGGGCGGTCACCGCGTCCTTGACGTGCACGTGCGCCACCCGGTCGATGATGCGGCGCAGCATGCCGGGGCCGGAGTAGCCGTGCGCGACGCCGTTGCCGGTGTCGAAGAGCAGCCGCAGCGCCGGGCTGTCCGCCTCGGCCAGCAGGTCCAGGGCCCGCTCGGCGCTCTCCCCGGCCCAGCCGGCGCAGTTCTCGTGCACCAGCAGCAGGCCGCCTTCCTCGGCGCGGTGCGCCAGTTCGCGCAGCCGGGTGCGGGCCCGGCGGCCCCATTCGGGCTCCTCCAGGCCGCCCGAGGGGTAGGACATGACCCGCACCATGCGGGTGCCCAGCCGCGCGCAGCGGCGCACCAGCACCTCCAGTTCGGCCAGGTCGCGGGAGAAGTCGCCGGTGGCCGGGCGGGACCAGTCGCCGATCTTGGCGGCGACGCCGACCACCTCGGCGCCGCCGTCCCGGATCGCCCCGGCGGCCCTGTCGAAGGCGCCCTCGGTCATCTCGGCGATCGGCACGCCGTCCACGGTGCGCAGCTCCAGCCGGTTCCAGCCCAGTTCGGCGACCGCGGCGAGCTGGGCGGCCAGGCCGGGGGCGGCCTCGTCGCCGATGCCGGCCAGCGGCGGGCGGGCGGTCTCAAGCTCCGGGGGCACTGCCCACCTCCTCCCGCCGGGCGCCGGACGCGCACAGCCGCTTGGCCTCGGCGAGCAGCCGGACCGCTTCGACCTGCACCGGGAGCGCCCCGGGGTCGGGGGCGCGCTCGGCGTAGCGGGCGTAGGCGGCGCGGATGAACTCCGGCAGCGCGTCGTCGGTGAAGACCGAGCGGGTGGGTTCCCGGCCGGCGGCCTCCACCCGCAGCTGGGCGGTGTGGTCGGCCGCGCTGCACGGGTAGTGGCCGGTGAGGACGGCCTCGTCGAACTCCAGCCGGATGCGCCGCTCGCGGACCGGGGAGGTCAGGTCGGAGTCGATCTCGGTGCGCACCCCGCGGTGGTGGGCCAGGGCGAGCCGGGCGCGGCCGAGCAGCGGCAGCCGGCCCTGCTCGGTCACCATGTCCTCCAGGGAGGCCAAGGCGATGTCGGCACCGCCGGCGAGGGCGAGCACCACGGCGAGCGCGTGCGGCACCTCCACGTCGAAGGCGGTGGGGTGGCCGGGGGCCGCGGCGCTGCGGGTGAACCGGGGCTTGTTCTGCACCACCGAAACGCTGCGCAGGCCGCCGAAGACCCCGCCGCGCACCACCGCGCGCAGCCGGCGGGTGAGGGCGCTTTCCAGCCACTGGGTGGTGACGGTGAGGTCCAGGCCCCAGCGCCGCCGCACCCGGGCCACCGCGGCCAGCCCGACCAGGTCGAGGGCGAGCGGCTTCTCCACGATGACCATCCGGTAGCCCAGCAGGGCCAGCTGCTCCAGCAGCCCGGAGCGCTGGTGCGGCGGGGTGCACAAGTGGACCACGGTGCGCCGCGGGGGCGTGCGGCGGGCCGCCTCCTCCAGGGATCCGACCGCGACCGTGCCCTTGGCCGGAGGCCGGTAGGGGTCGTATCCGGCCACCGGCTCCGGGGCGAACAGCTCCGGGTCGGCGGCCCGGGCCTTGGCCAGCGACGGCAGGTGCAGCCCTTCGCCCGATCTGCCCAGGCCGACGATGAGGGTGTGCAGCTTCGCGGACACAGAAACCTTTCTCCGCTCCGACTTCCCGATGCGCTCGCCCGCGCCGCGGCGGACCCGCCCTCCGGTGGGCTCCGCCCGCGGGCCGCCCCACACTCTTCGGTCGCGCGCCGGGGCGGGTCAAAAAGCAGAACAGGTTTCCGAGCCCGAAACCGCGAAAAAGGACAGCGGGGCCGGGTCGGCGAACCTCGGAAACCCGCCTTTCTCCACAATACCGAACGGCGCCTTTCACCCTTTTTCCACCGGTGTTCCGCGCGATCGGGCCGCCGGTTCCGCGGCGCCGGCGAGAGCGCCGCGGAACCGGCCCGGCTCAGGCCGCCGAGAAGCTGAACATCCCGCTGGGCGGGGCGTACCAGCCGTGGTCCGGGGCGACCTCGGCCCCCGGCCCGAAGCAGGTCGGCCCCGCGTGCATCCGCACGTCGGAGTCGGTCAGGTTGACCAGGACGTGCGCGGTCTCCGGCAGCCGGTGGCAGCTGCCCGAGGCCGGGTCGGGGTAGTGGCGGAGCTTCTCGAACTCGGTGGTGAACACCACCACCTCGCCGGTCGCCGCCTGCGCCGGCGCGGCACCGGCGACCACCCCGCCGACGGCCACCGCCGCCGCGGCGGCGGCGACGCGATCCTCCTCATTCGCCCACTTCCTCTTCTTTTCTCGACATTTCCATCGGGTCCCGCCGTTCGGCACCGCGGATACGGCGCCGAGGGCACCCCCATACTCGCCGCGATCCGGAAGATCGCAAATTCGCGTGCCGCCGCCCGGACGGTTTTCGGACCGTGGCGGAAAAGACGCCATACAGAATCCAAGAACAGCGCGGTAAACCGCTTCGACCGTTATTTCCGGAAATGCGGTGGGGTGGGACTCCGCCCCGCCCGGTGGTGGAAGCGCCCGGACACCGGATGCGCGGAACGGGCCCGCACCCCCGCTAGGATTCGCCCCTGCCCATGGAAGACAGCAGCGGAACGGGGAACCGATGAGTACCGAGGGAAGCACGAAAGCCGTGGTCATGGCCTTAGCGGCCAACCTGGGGATCGCAGCGACCAAATTCGCGGCCTACGCGCTGACCGGCTCGTCCTCGATGCTGGCCGAGTCCATCCACTCGGTGGCCGACTCCAGCAACCAGGCGCTGCTGCTGATCGGCGGCAAGCGGGCCAAGCGGCACGCCACCCCCGACCACCCCTTCGGCTACGGCCGCGAGCGCTACATCTACGCGTTCCTGGTGGCGATCGTGCTGTTCAGCCTGGGCGGGCTGTTCGCGCTCTACGAGGCCTGGCACAAGATCAGCGACCCGCACCCGATCACCGCCTGGCACTGGGTGCCGGTGGTCGTCCTGCTGGTCGCGGTCGGCCTGGAGTCGATGGCGCTGCGCACCGCCGTCAAGGAGTCCAACGCGGTGCGCGGCCGCGCGAGCTGGGTCCAGTTCATCCGCCGCTCCAAGTCGCCGGAGCTCCCGGTTATCCTGCTGGAGGACACCGGCGCCCTGGCCGGCCTGGTCTTCGCGCTGGCCGGGGTGGGCCTCACCCTGATCACCGGCAACGGCATCTGGGACGGGCTCGGCACCGCCGCCATCGGCCTGCTGCTCGTCGCCATCGCGATCGTGCTGGCCGTCGAGGTGAAGAGCCTGCTGCTCGGCGAGTCCGCCTCCGCCGAGCACGTCCGGCGGATCGAGGCGGCCATCGCCGGCGTCGAGGACGTCGACGGCATCATCCACATGCGCACCATGCATTTGGGCCCGGAGGAGCTGCTGGTCGCCGCGAAGATCGCGGTGGACGCCCAGGACGACGCCGGACGGGTGGTGCGCGCCATCAACGAGGCCGAGGCGCGCGTCCGCGAGGCCGTGCCCATCGCCCGGCTCATCTACATCGAACCGGACCTGCTCCGCACCGGCCCGGCCCCGGCCGGCCGCGGTACAGCGCCACCTCGCTGAGCCCGGTGACGTTGAGCTCCGGGTCGGGGCTTGGTTCGGGCGGGTGCGGGGCCGGGGAGAGCAGGGGCGTCGCGGCGGGTGGGAAACCCCGCCGACGCTCTCAGAGACTGTTGGGTATGCGGGCGATCACCCGATCCGGACCGCGAGCCGCTCGCTCCCTCTCCGGAAGAGGACCTGCGCTTTCCCGCCTGCCCGCGGTCCCGCCCACCCGCCACGGAAAAACAGGGCATCCTAGGGCCGGACGCCCTGAGCGACCGACCGCATACCCAACAGTCTCTCAGGCCCGGCGGCCGCGGTCGTCCCGGCCGAGGAGGAGCACCGATTCGGCGGGGAAGCGCGAGGTGCGGCAGAACGGCTCCGGGGCGCACCACGGGTCGGCGGCGGTGCAGGGGCGGTAGGCGCCGAACGACTCCCCGTCCGGGGTGTCCTCGATGTCCACGTGCACCGGGCGCACCCGCCCGCCGGGTTCGGCGAGCAGGTAGCGGAACGGGTGGGCGGTGTCCTCGACGGTCAGGCAGTCCGCCCGAACCTCCCGGGCGAACCGCGCGGCGAAGGCCCACTCCTCGGGCCCCTCCTGCTCCGTGGAGCAGTCGACCCGGACGGGGAACTCCCCCGGCATGCGCTCGACCTCCAGCAGCGCGAAGCGCCGCCCGGGTTCCGGCGGCCCCGGCGGGAGCTCGCCGAGGAGCAGCACGGGGAGGCCGAGGATGCCGGCGCAGATCCGGCGCGCCTCCTCCAGTGGGACCCGGGCCCGGGTGAGGACCGTGTAGATGCCGTCCGCCATGCCGGCCGAATCTACCCGGGGCGCCGCGCGGACGGCACCCCGGGCGGGACGGCCCCGCCCCGGCGGCCCGGCCCCTGGGGCGAGGCCGCCGGGGCGGGGTGCTCAGCCGAGCAGGGCCGCGACCGCCTCGGCCGGGACCGGGTGCCGGTCCAGCAGGGCCGCGGCCTCCGGGTGGGCGGGGGCGCCCGCGCCGGGGGCCGCTGCGGGCCACTCCGCCTCCACCCCGAGCAGCGCGGCCACCGCGTCGCTGGCCGCGGGGTGCCCGGTGAGCAGGTCGGCGACCGGTCCGGCCGGTACCGCCCGGACCGGGTCCGCGGCCGGCGCCTCCGGCTCCGTCCACGGCGGCGTCCACGCGTCCAGGGCGTCCAGGGCGGCCGGGAAGGTCCGCCCGGCCTCCCGGAGCAGCACCGGCACCATCTCCCCGGCGTGCTCGCGCAGCGTGGTGATCAGAGTGGGCAGCCACGGCAGCAGGATCCGGTCCGGCAGCCGGGCGAAGGCGTCCGAGATCACCTCCACCACGAACGGCGCCAGCATCGGCACCGGGGACAGCGCCTGCACGAACCCGCTCAGGTACTGCGGGAACGCCGGCACCACCAGCGGGTTGTCCAGCAGCCCGGCGCAGCGGCGGCGCAGCTCGGCCAGCGGCAGCAGGTCGAGCCGGTTCTCCGCCGCCCACAGCAGCGCCGTCTTGGCCGGCTCCGCCGGGTGCGACTGCTTCACCGCGAGCTCCAGCTGGGTGCGCTCGCAGCCCAGCGCCAGCGCGGTGTTCTCCATGGTGAGCAGGAACCCGAGCATGGCGGCGACCTGCCGGATGCCGGTCTCCTCGTCGGTGAAGGAGGTCGGCAGCATCGTGCAGTAGTGCGCGAATCCGGTGGTCACGAACGCCTCGCACCACTTGGGCAGCGCCGGTTCGGTGGCCCGGTAGTGCCCGAGCAGCCGGCGGAACCGGCGCAGCACCTCGGGGGCGCCGTCGGCGGTCCGCTCCGTGGAGAGCAGCTGGACGGCGCGCTCGCCCAGCTCCTCGGTGAGCCGCGGGGAGTCCAGCAGCAGGACGGCCTCCTCCACCGCCTCCAGCGCCGAGGCGGCGGTGGCCTTGGGCGCCCAGGCGGCGGCGCGCAGCCGCTGCTCCAGCACCTGCTCGACGGTGACGCCCTCGTAGCCGAGCTCGATCAGCGCCCGCTGGTTGCGGCCGAGCGCCACGTCCCAGCTCTCCTGGAGCGAGCGCTCGCCCAGCTCCAGCGCGCCGGTGATGGGCCGGGCCACGTCGCCGGGCAGCAGCCGGCGCAGCCGCCACAGCAGCCGGGAGCACCGCTCCAGTTCCGGTTCGGCCCGCAGGTCGATCAGGACCCGGTGCACCCCGGCCCTCTTCGGCATGCCCAGCGGCTCCAGCCGGTCGTACACGTCCTGGACCAGCGGTGGGAGGGCCTCGTAGCCGACCTCGCCGATCCGGTCGCCGCCGAGCAGGATCTCGCAGAGCCGCCGCACATCGCGCCGGCCCGGTACGGTGTCCTTCTCGATGCAGGTGATCGCCGCGTCCTGGAAGTCGTACGGCGTGGGGCGGGCCCGGTTGCGCATCCCCGCCAGCAGCACCGACGTCTCGTAGACCGCGATGGCGTCGGCGGTGCTGGCCAGGTAGCCGTTGCGGCGCGCCAGCCGGACGATGTCGACGCACCAGCCGACCAGCTCCGCCTCGTCCAGCGGGTTCATCACCGGCGGGCTGGACAGGAACCCGGTCAGCCGGTCGGCGGCCGGGGCCGGTGCGGCGGGCGCCTCGGCCCGGCCCCGGCCGCGCTTGCGGGCGCCCTTCTGCCCCTTGAGCACGAACGGTTCCGCGCCTCCGGCGGAGAGGTGCTTGTCCCAGGTGGCCGCGGCGATCGACACCGATCCGCCGGCCAGCCCGAACTGGGCCTCGATGGCCGAGTGGCTGGACGGGATGAGCCCGTACAGCCAGGAGGTGCCGGTGCGCGGGGTGATCTCGAAGCCCTCGGAGTCCGGTTCGGTGCCGAACTCCGCCACCCGGCTGGCGGCGTGGAACGCGCCGCACACGTACATCGCCTCGCCCGGGTCGCCGCCGGTGGCGGCCAGGTGCTCCCGGATCCGGGTCCACATGTACCGCTCGCGGTCCTCGTCGACGGCGACCCGGTCGCCGCGGGAGGGGGCCAGCCGCCGGAACAGGCTGCCGACCATCACCATGACCTGCCGGTAGGTGTCGTAGTCCGCGCCGGCCAGCGGCTGCTCGACGTACTGGTCCCACCACTCCGACCAGTGCCGGACCCGGCCGTGGTGGAGCAGGTGCTCCTCCAGTTCGGCGAAGCGCGGCCGCAGGTCGCCGATCTCGACGCCGACCGCGCCGCCGTGCATGGCGGCGCCGTCCTCGCCGTCGGCGTCGTCCTCCCCGGCGCCGGCCGGCGGCTCCGGCGCGGTTTCGGGGCCCTCGGCCTGCCGGTGGGCCGGACGGTCCCACTGGAAGACGTGGTCCACCGAGCGGTCCACCAGGACCAGCTCGACGCCGGGGTCGTCCAGTGCGTAGGCGATGGCCTGGTACTCGGCGGAGGCCTCGGTGATCGGCGCGACCACGCTGAGCGGGCCCGCGCCGGGCGGGAAGCCGTCCAGGTCGGTGGCGAAGGCCTGCAGC from Nocardiopsis composta encodes:
- a CDS encoding Ldh family oxidoreductase, whose protein sequence is MNHTTALHPAAHAAPPVPSERVVRVRYADLAAFAAALLAGRGMPADRAEAAARALCHGDLAGPRSHGLANLARLYLPLLDEGRADPAAEPEVLADRGATVLWDARRALGLWAAGAAMDLAADRAERYGIGLVSVRGGTHLGCAGHHALRAADRGMVGLVASNCGAQRIARPPGGAVAMLGTNPLAVAAPAGPHPPFLLDMSTTAAPTGRIRQAAREGRALPEGLLCDDRGAPVTDPAAFDAGRAQLMWLGGEAGRYKGFGLGLMVEVLAALVPGSGLGPHPDALSGDGRPSGRDDDIGFFVAAIAPGALRGGAEDDAARLFGALLDCPPADPAEPVRYPGWHEHRSIRERMRDGVPIDPELHAELTALAADAGVAPPRPMGEDR
- a CDS encoding M20/M25/M40 family metallo-hydrolase encodes the protein MTPAPPPAALSAADRELLLHLLELPTAGPLETGPDGPPPQLREAQAAYAAAAAEDGFTVLHHAPADPADLDRPDVPAPVREALADPDFLALQPSLVLRLGPGLPAERTVMFNVHLDTVAGELPVGFDGERFRGRGAIDAKGPAVALLAGVRAARRRRPALGRDTGVLIQAVSGEEGGAMGVLGTRPLVERGHTGRLNVFCEPTRLRHLPRSTASMTARVAVRGEDAVDDRPHAGHNAAVLLGFLAQYLGRALDPRAGAGAVCLAGLHTGTLHNRVYGAGALLLNLSYAAPEAGRELERALAEAFDAGLDAFTGAFAGTRLFGRTAAEARRVTRLEWRKRGLPVLDDRDPWGPELMRRAGIAPWPAGEPAFTSDAIWMAGVPGACTAVLGPGDLAANNAHADGEYADAAELDAFADAVARLLTAFTDDRSGHP
- a CDS encoding sugar phosphate isomerase/epimerase family protein, with the translated sequence MPPELETARPPLAGIGDEAAPGLAAQLAAVAELGWNRLELRTVDGVPIAEMTEGAFDRAAGAIRDGGAEVVGVAAKIGDWSRPATGDFSRDLAELEVLVRRCARLGTRMVRVMSYPSGGLEEPEWGRRARTRLRELAHRAEEGGLLLVHENCAGWAGESAERALDLLAEADSPALRLLFDTGNGVAHGYSGPGMLRRIIDRVAHVHVKDAVTAPDGGTDYVLPGAGRAGVAESLRLLAAHGYPGALSIEPHLHLRPHLRAAGTGPGRGDVQAFTAYGRHLERLLAQTWQAGEAA
- a CDS encoding oxidoreductase, which encodes MSAKLHTLIVGLGRSGEGLHLPSLAKARAADPELFAPEPVAGYDPYRPPAKGTVAVGSLEEAARRTPPRRTVVHLCTPPHQRSGLLEQLALLGYRMVIVEKPLALDLVGLAAVARVRRRWGLDLTVTTQWLESALTRRLRAVVRGGVFGGLRSVSVVQNKPRFTRSAAAPGHPTAFDVEVPHALAVVLALAGGADIALASLEDMVTEQGRLPLLGRARLALAHHRGVRTEIDSDLTSPVRERRIRLEFDEAVLTGHYPCSAADHTAQLRVEAAGREPTRSVFTDDALPEFIRAAYARYAERAPDPGALPVQVEAVRLLAEAKRLCASGARREEVGSAPGA
- a CDS encoding cation diffusion facilitator family transporter produces the protein MSTEGSTKAVVMALAANLGIAATKFAAYALTGSSSMLAESIHSVADSSNQALLLIGGKRAKRHATPDHPFGYGRERYIYAFLVAIVLFSLGGLFALYEAWHKISDPHPITAWHWVPVVVLLVAVGLESMALRTAVKESNAVRGRASWVQFIRRSKSPELPVILLEDTGALAGLVFALAGVGLTLITGNGIWDGLGTAAIGLLLVAIAIVLAVEVKSLLLGESASAEHVRRIEAAIAGVEDVDGIIHMRTMHLGPEELLVAAKIAVDAQDDAGRVVRAINEAEARVREAVPIARLIYIEPDLLRTGPAPAGRGTAPPR